Proteins from a genomic interval of Candidatus Palauibacter polyketidifaciens:
- a CDS encoding NAD-dependent succinate-semialdehyde dehydrogenase, which translates to MPFESIDPTTEERLASFPALDAAGIDAALGRARDAFEVWRRVPVAERAERLLALAELVERGKAAYGLLMTREMGKPLASAVAEAEKCAWVCRYYAEHGAAHLAPERFESTGTHCWVEYHPLGAVLGIMPWNFPFWQAMRSAVPTVLAGNVFLLKHSPNVPQCAVALEGLFSRAGFPEGVFQNVFVEVEDIPRVLDDPTVQAASLTGSVAAGSALAAEAGRRIKTTVLELGGSDPFIVMESADMDRAVATAVDARMWNNGQSCIAAKRMLVQSSIVDEFTERLVERVAALHVGDPKEAEVEIGPLARRDLRDAVAEQVEATVAAGARVATGGRVPDRHGWFYEPTVLTDVPDGSPATDDEIFGPVASIFAVADIDEAIERANATDFGLCSAIWTNDPEERARAVRDLEAGGVFINGMSASDPRVPFGGVKRSGYGRELGPHAIREFVNVKTVWVGD; encoded by the coding sequence ATGCCCTTTGAGAGCATAGATCCGACCACGGAGGAACGGCTCGCCTCGTTCCCCGCCCTCGATGCCGCCGGGATCGACGCGGCGCTCGGGCGGGCGCGGGACGCGTTCGAGGTGTGGAGGCGGGTGCCGGTGGCCGAGAGGGCCGAACGTCTTCTCGCGCTGGCGGAACTCGTGGAGCGGGGTAAGGCGGCGTACGGCCTGCTGATGACGCGCGAGATGGGCAAGCCGCTGGCCAGCGCGGTCGCCGAGGCGGAAAAATGCGCCTGGGTGTGCCGCTACTACGCGGAGCACGGGGCCGCGCACCTGGCGCCGGAGCGCTTTGAATCCACCGGCACGCACTGCTGGGTGGAGTACCACCCCCTGGGCGCGGTGCTCGGAATCATGCCGTGGAACTTCCCGTTCTGGCAGGCCATGCGCTCCGCAGTGCCGACGGTGCTGGCGGGCAACGTCTTCCTGCTCAAGCACTCTCCCAACGTGCCGCAGTGCGCGGTCGCGCTCGAGGGACTGTTCTCGCGCGCCGGATTCCCGGAGGGCGTGTTCCAGAACGTCTTCGTCGAGGTCGAGGACATCCCCCGCGTGCTCGACGACCCGACCGTGCAGGCCGCCTCTCTCACGGGCTCCGTCGCCGCCGGCTCCGCGCTCGCGGCCGAGGCGGGACGCCGCATCAAGACGACCGTGCTCGAACTCGGCGGCAGCGATCCCTTCATCGTCATGGAGAGCGCGGACATGGATCGAGCGGTCGCGACCGCCGTCGACGCCCGCATGTGGAACAACGGCCAGTCGTGCATCGCCGCCAAGCGGATGCTCGTCCAGAGTTCGATCGTCGACGAGTTCACCGAGCGGCTCGTCGAACGCGTGGCGGCGCTCCACGTCGGCGACCCGAAGGAGGCCGAAGTCGAAATCGGACCGCTGGCCCGCCGCGACCTGCGGGACGCGGTCGCGGAGCAGGTGGAGGCCACCGTGGCGGCCGGTGCCCGCGTGGCCACGGGCGGGCGCGTACCCGACCGGCACGGATGGTTCTACGAGCCGACCGTGCTCACGGACGTCCCGGACGGGTCCCCGGCCACGGATGACGAGATCTTCGGTCCGGTCGCCAGCATCTTCGCGGTCGCCGACATCGACGAGGCCATCGAGCGCGCGAACGCGACCGACTTCGGCCTCTGCTCCGCCATCTGGACGAACGACCCCGAGGAGCGGGCCCGGGCCGTCCGCGACCTGGAGGCCGGCGGCGTATTTATCAATGGGATGTCCGCCTCCGATCCCCGCGTCCCCTTCGGCGGCGTCAAACGCTCGGGCTACGGGCGCGAACTCGGCCCCCACGCGATCCGCGAGTTCGTGAACGTGAAGACGGTGTGGGTCGGCGACTGA
- a CDS encoding SDR family oxidoreductase, producing the protein MPEADTLRSEVPTLTGTLPPQCRHDLDALRRFIDEASSRSAAGAPAGPADFREVLLTGATGFLGRFLLRDLLRRNPNLAVTCIVRADDSDHALARIRAALEEAGIEDDALAPRIRALAGDIHLPRFGLEPPQFADLCQRIDAVYHLAASLSLSTSYAALRRTNTFSIRAVLDLCLTTRLKPIFFTSTMGIFPEYFCAFANEYSGRRITHQMQPDIATMKRAFPLGLLGYPWTKLVVEQALLHAARAGVPVALFRLPHANASSTGFGNADDVVVRLVASVVDVEWMPEGFTLQWSQAAADVVADTMAAISLNPDRRFTIYHYSEDPSLGHDVQLADFGLYYETVSYEAFKRACLARGEQSPLHGFWSLIDHGAPYWFSGNATAPSLRVCDRAVRADCPDPIQWPSAYTMLRRSGDWLRAHRERWPYRIPESRLDYDHLVRRAESCAREYGVSFDVAFPAWKLHGLERLVQAVTDPGAGVRTERYGDIVFDFMRLLRNNAALAAERERYPEIAEREVRQPVFIVGINRTGTTFLHRLMARDPRFWTLRGYEYVEPVLAGGDYANLTGSANDPRRAFAEELLNASGIVDMFKGVHHFDVNEPEEDLGLLRMGFAAWSTTVRFHIPGFAGWLAGRDAGESYAFHRRAMQSYTHQRRQRRNGRDGQWLLKMPFHLLELEALIKTYPDALFIQTHREPAQFMGSWNSLVERVRNLSAPPRPPADLGAEQLEFMSRILDCAVEFRTRHPELEDRWMDVSFYDFVEDPMAMLARIYDRFGWPLEEEAVAAMDAWLEVQAEQRRSEKRHKYDLVDFGLTRDKVDAAFSGYLDFLSREGYRSPLTP; encoded by the coding sequence GTGCCTGAAGCGGACACTCTGCGCAGCGAGGTTCCCACGCTCACGGGAACCCTCCCGCCTCAATGCCGGCACGATCTCGATGCGCTGCGCCGATTCATCGACGAGGCATCCAGTCGTTCCGCGGCAGGCGCGCCGGCCGGTCCAGCCGACTTCCGAGAGGTGCTGCTGACCGGAGCGACCGGCTTCCTCGGCCGTTTTCTACTGAGAGACCTCCTGCGGCGGAACCCGAACCTGGCCGTGACCTGCATCGTGCGCGCGGATGATTCCGACCACGCGCTGGCGCGCATCCGGGCAGCCCTGGAAGAGGCGGGAATCGAGGATGACGCGCTCGCGCCGCGCATCCGTGCGCTGGCGGGAGACATCCATCTTCCGCGTTTCGGCCTGGAGCCGCCCCAATTCGCGGATCTCTGCCAGCGGATCGATGCCGTCTACCACCTTGCCGCGAGCCTGAGCCTGTCCACTTCCTACGCCGCTCTGCGCAGGACCAACACGTTCAGCATCCGCGCCGTGCTCGACCTGTGTTTGACGACGCGCCTGAAGCCCATCTTCTTCACGTCGACCATGGGGATTTTCCCCGAGTACTTCTGCGCCTTCGCGAACGAGTATTCCGGACGTCGCATCACGCACCAAATGCAACCGGACATCGCGACGATGAAACGCGCTTTTCCGCTTGGCCTGCTTGGGTACCCCTGGACCAAGCTGGTGGTCGAACAGGCCCTGCTCCACGCGGCCCGAGCCGGGGTGCCCGTGGCCCTCTTCCGCCTGCCGCACGCGAACGCCTCCAGCACCGGCTTCGGCAATGCCGACGATGTCGTCGTACGGCTGGTGGCCTCGGTCGTGGATGTGGAATGGATGCCGGAGGGGTTCACATTGCAGTGGAGCCAGGCGGCGGCCGATGTCGTGGCCGACACCATGGCGGCGATTTCGCTGAATCCCGACCGGCGCTTCACGATCTATCACTATTCCGAAGATCCGTCCCTGGGACACGACGTGCAGCTCGCCGACTTCGGACTGTACTACGAGACCGTCTCGTACGAAGCGTTCAAGCGGGCCTGTCTGGCGCGGGGAGAACAGTCACCCCTCCACGGATTCTGGAGCCTGATCGATCACGGGGCGCCGTATTGGTTCAGCGGGAACGCGACCGCGCCGTCTCTTCGAGTCTGCGACCGCGCCGTGCGGGCCGATTGTCCGGACCCGATTCAGTGGCCGAGCGCGTACACCATGCTCCGGCGTTCCGGCGACTGGCTGCGGGCTCATCGCGAGCGATGGCCGTACCGCATACCCGAGAGCCGCCTCGACTACGACCACCTCGTGCGCAGAGCCGAATCGTGCGCGCGGGAGTACGGTGTCTCCTTCGACGTGGCGTTTCCCGCTTGGAAGCTCCACGGACTTGAACGCCTCGTGCAGGCGGTTACGGATCCGGGGGCCGGGGTCCGGACCGAACGGTACGGTGACATCGTCTTCGATTTTATGCGCCTGTTGCGCAACAACGCGGCGTTGGCGGCCGAGCGTGAGCGTTATCCGGAGATCGCGGAACGGGAGGTCAGGCAGCCGGTCTTCATCGTCGGAATCAACCGCACCGGCACGACCTTTCTGCACCGCCTGATGGCTCGTGACCCGAGGTTCTGGACGCTACGCGGCTACGAGTATGTCGAGCCGGTCCTTGCAGGCGGCGATTACGCCAACCTGACCGGCTCGGCCAACGATCCGCGGCGGGCCTTCGCGGAGGAACTTCTGAACGCGTCGGGGATCGTCGACATGTTCAAGGGCGTGCATCACTTTGACGTGAACGAGCCGGAAGAGGATCTGGGACTCCTCAGGATGGGATTTGCGGCCTGGAGCACCACCGTGCGGTTCCACATCCCGGGCTTCGCGGGCTGGCTCGCCGGCAGGGATGCGGGCGAGAGCTATGCCTTCCACCGGCGCGCGATGCAGAGCTATACCCATCAACGGCGACAGCGGCGAAACGGCCGCGATGGTCAGTGGCTGCTCAAGATGCCCTTCCACCTCCTTGAACTGGAAGCGCTCATCAAAACGTACCCCGACGCCCTCTTCATTCAGACCCATCGCGAACCCGCGCAGTTCATGGGATCCTGGAACAGTCTCGTAGAGAGGGTCCGCAACCTCTCCGCCCCGCCGCGACCGCCCGCAGATCTCGGGGCGGAACAACTCGAATTCATGAGTCGCATACTCGATTGCGCAGTGGAGTTTCGTACTCGCCACCCCGAACTCGAAGACCGGTGGATGGACGTCAGTTTCTACGATTTCGTAGAGGACCCGATGGCCATGTTGGCCCGCATCTACGACCGTTTCGGCTGGCCGCTGGAGGAAGAGGCCGTGGCCGCCATGGATGCATGGCTCGAGGTACAGGCCGAACAGCGGCGAAGCGAAAAACGGCACAAGTACGATCTTGTCGACTTCGGTCTGACGCGGGACAAGGTCGACGCGGCCTTCTCCGGCTATCTGGATTTCCTCTCCCGCGAAGGGTACCGGTCGCCGCTGACTCCGTGA
- a CDS encoding B12-binding domain-containing radical SAM protein, translated as MPNALLLYPRHPPTYWGNNFALDLLGIRAAFPPLGLLTVAAMFPPRYNLRVVDLNVTSLEDRDLEWADLAFTSTMIVQRPSLEQVVERCNRAGIPVVAGGPHPTTFHREMEGIDHFVLDEVEETFPTFLQDLEDGTAKEVYRAPRKPDVTVTPLPRFDLIDMSDYYSMCLQFSRGCPFDCEFCDITKLYGRVSRTKTPEQMVAEFDHLHELGWRGPLFLVDDNFIGNKREVTRLLPAIAEWQKERGYPFTLSTEASVNLVRMNDLMDVMIEAGFDTVFLGIETPNPKALKKMKKPQNINVRDDNYLFTAVRKIQQKGMQVQGGFILGLDEDDETAFDAQIDFIQETGIPIALVGLLTALKDTNLWARLEQEGRLLDKPIEINATSLNFRPQMDPATLVEGYLRVIGTIYDSTLENYFERCLTLLEHLNPVPHIHKSVSEHALYAGIMGIRRRLTEDQLPAFSRYVAKVSKDHPRMMPLAIRLAATGHHCEKFTRQQTVIREFKKYLDSELATVRHTRPEPTPTPGAEDGIRQAALDRADARRRAIPEEFRYAGDGISEALAAFQLALDPEVHPAPVTRGSLPLVGETRDPGGAARA; from the coding sequence ATGCCGAATGCGCTCCTCCTCTACCCCAGGCACCCTCCCACCTACTGGGGCAACAACTTCGCCCTGGACCTTCTGGGCATCCGAGCCGCCTTTCCGCCTCTCGGCCTGCTCACCGTCGCGGCGATGTTCCCGCCCCGGTACAACCTCCGCGTGGTCGACCTCAACGTCACCTCGCTCGAGGACCGCGATCTGGAGTGGGCGGATCTCGCCTTCACGTCGACCATGATCGTCCAGCGCCCGTCGCTCGAGCAGGTCGTCGAGCGCTGCAACCGGGCCGGGATTCCGGTCGTCGCCGGCGGCCCTCACCCCACCACCTTCCACCGCGAGATGGAGGGAATCGACCACTTCGTCCTCGATGAGGTCGAGGAGACCTTCCCCACCTTCCTGCAGGACCTGGAGGACGGCACCGCGAAGGAGGTCTATCGAGCGCCGAGAAAGCCGGATGTGACCGTCACGCCGCTTCCGCGCTTCGACCTCATCGACATGAGCGACTACTACTCCATGTGCCTCCAGTTCTCGCGAGGCTGTCCCTTCGACTGCGAGTTCTGCGACATCACCAAGCTGTACGGCCGCGTGTCGCGCACGAAGACGCCCGAGCAGATGGTGGCCGAGTTCGATCATCTCCACGAACTGGGGTGGCGCGGCCCGCTCTTCCTCGTCGATGACAACTTCATCGGCAACAAGCGCGAGGTGACGCGTCTCCTGCCGGCGATCGCCGAGTGGCAGAAGGAGCGCGGATATCCGTTTACGCTGTCTACCGAGGCCAGCGTGAACCTCGTCCGCATGAACGACCTGATGGACGTCATGATCGAGGCCGGCTTCGACACCGTCTTCCTGGGTATCGAGACGCCCAATCCGAAGGCTCTCAAGAAGATGAAGAAGCCTCAGAACATCAACGTGCGCGACGACAACTACCTGTTCACCGCCGTCCGCAAGATCCAGCAGAAGGGGATGCAGGTGCAGGGCGGCTTCATTCTCGGTCTCGATGAGGATGACGAGACCGCGTTCGACGCCCAGATCGACTTCATTCAGGAAACCGGGATCCCGATCGCGCTGGTCGGCCTGCTGACCGCGCTCAAGGACACCAACCTGTGGGCGCGTCTCGAGCAGGAGGGCCGATTGCTGGACAAGCCCATCGAGATCAACGCCACCTCGCTGAACTTCAGGCCGCAGATGGACCCGGCCACGCTGGTGGAGGGATATCTGCGGGTCATCGGGACGATCTACGATTCGACGCTCGAGAACTACTTCGAGCGCTGCCTGACGCTGCTCGAGCACCTCAACCCCGTGCCGCACATCCACAAGTCCGTGAGCGAGCACGCACTCTATGCGGGGATCATGGGGATCCGACGACGCCTGACCGAGGACCAGCTTCCGGCGTTCTCGCGCTACGTCGCGAAGGTCTCCAAAGACCATCCCCGCATGATGCCCCTGGCGATTCGACTTGCCGCGACTGGTCATCACTGCGAGAAGTTCACGCGCCAGCAGACCGTGATCCGCGAATTCAAGAAATATCTGGACTCGGAGTTGGCGACCGTCCGCCATACCCGGCCGGAGCCGACTCCCACGCCGGGCGCGGAGGACGGGATCAGGCAGGCGGCGCTCGACCGGGCCGATGCACGGCGGAGGGCCATCCCGGAGGAATTTCGCTACGCCGGAGACGGCATCTCCGAAGCCCTCGCGGCCTTTCAACTCGCGCTGGATCCCGAGGTCCACCCGGCCCCCGTGACCCGCGGAAGCCTGCCGCTCGTGGGCGAAACCCGGGATCCCGGCGGAGCGGCACGTGCCTGA